AACAACCACAATTTTACACTGGTTATTTTAGATAACGGTACTACCGCCATGACCGGGCACCAACCGCATCCCGGTGTCGATATGAAGGAGTTGAATTTAGACGGATACGGGAGAATATCGATCGAAGACATTGTCAGGGCCGCAGGTGTATCCCACGTGACCGTCATCAGACCCTATAGAATTAAAAAAAGTATCCAGGCCGTAAAAGAGGCCTTAAATTATAAAGGCGTGTCGGTTGTTATCTCTCAAGAGCCGTGTACCCTGTATGCCAGAGGTTTGAAAAAACTGCGTGAAAAACCCTTTTTTGTCGGTGAAAAGTGCAAAAATCACAAGGATTGCATCAATGAGCTTGCCTGTCCTGCGTTTTTCATCCAGAACAACAGGGTTAAAATTGATCCTGCATTGTGCGTAGGATGTACGGTCTGCGCCCAAGTCTGCCCGGAAAATGCCATATTGCCCATAAAGGACGGAGTGTAACATAAATTCCGGGCTAAAATTAACTAAAAACTTACGGCAGAGTCCGATAAACGGTAGAAAACGACAGGCGAGAATTCGATGGACATAACACGATTAATCATAGTGGCGGTTGGCGGGCAGGGAAATCTGCTGGCCTCTAAAGTTATCGGTGAAGCGGCCCTGATGTCGGGCGTTCCGGTCGGCATGAGCGAAATTCACGGCATGGCTCAACGGGGCGGGGTGGTGGAGTCCGCAATTGTCTTCGGAGATGCGCAGAGCACCATTATCTCGGACGGCGAGGCCGATGTGGTGGTAGGCTTCGAACCGTTGGAAACCCTCCGGGCTCTGAACAAATGCAATTTTAAGACGGTGGTGATAACCAGCCTTTCCCCGCTGTCGCCGTTCACCGTGATCACGGGAAGCGGCATCTATCCTGACCTGCGGACACTGCAGACGCTGATACGCGCCAGGACGGCCAAGCTTATCGCCTTTGACGCCGCCGCACTTGCAGCCCAGGCCGGAAATGCCCTGGCCGTAAACATGGTTCTTCTGGGTGCTTTGATTCAAACCGGCACGATTCCTCTGACCGCCGAAAATACGAAAACGGCCATTACAACCATAACCAAAAAAGCCTTTGCAGCATCGAACCTGAAAGCATTTGAGCTGGGTTTTTCCGCTGCAATCGCAATGGCTTAAGACCTTAAATATTCTGGTAAGAAGTTTTTACGATGGGCATGAAAAGACGACTTCATTTTGTGCTGGTTGCCATTTGCTTTGTGGTCATCATGGGCAGTACCGGCTACTACATCCTGTTCGGCGGCAAGCCGAAATTTATGGACTGTCTGTACATGACGGTTATTTCGATCACCAGCGTCGGCTACGGCGAAATCCTCAATGTGACCGGCAATATTCCCGCCCAGCTGTTCACCATGCTTTTAATTACCTTCGGCATGGGAGTGATTTTATACGGAATCAGTACCCTGACGGCATTAATTATTGAAGGAGAACTCTCCGGAATTCTTAGGAGAAACAAGATGGATAAAGAAATTAAGAAATTGAACAATCATTATATCGTGTGCGGCGGCGGTGAGTCCGGGCGCCATGTCCTGGATGAGCTGATTAAAAACAAAGAGTCGGTTGTCCTGATTGAACAAGATGAGGGCATTATCGAGCGCTGCAAAACTCTGAATGAAAACCTGCTTTATGTCAAAGGGGATGCCACCGATGATCAAAATTTGCTTGCCGCCGGCATTGAAAGGGCTGCGGGAATCGTCATCAGCCTGCCGCACGACAAAGATACGCTCTATGTCACCATGACCGCCAGAATGCTTAACAAGAATATTCGGATCATCAGCAAAGCGGTCGATCATACCCTGGGTATCAAACTCAAAA
This genomic stretch from Candidatus Desulfatibia profunda harbors:
- a CDS encoding 2-oxoacid:acceptor oxidoreductase family protein, which encodes MDITRLIIVAVGGQGNLLASKVIGEAALMSGVPVGMSEIHGMAQRGGVVESAIVFGDAQSTIISDGEADVVVGFEPLETLRALNKCNFKTVVITSLSPLSPFTVITGSGIYPDLRTLQTLIRARTAKLIAFDAAALAAQAGNALAVNMVLLGALIQTGTIPLTAENTKTAITTITKKAFAASNLKAFELGFSAAIAMA
- a CDS encoding NAD-binding protein, whose translation is MGMKRRLHFVLVAICFVVIMGSTGYYILFGGKPKFMDCLYMTVISITSVGYGEILNVTGNIPAQLFTMLLITFGMGVILYGISTLTALIIEGELSGILRRNKMDKEIKKLNNHYIVCGGGESGRHVLDELIKNKESVVLIEQDEGIIERCKTLNENLLYVKGDATDDQNLLAAGIERAAGIVISLPHDKDTLYVTMTARMLNKNIRIISKAVDHTLGIKLKMAGANSVVSPNFIGGLRMASEMLRPTVVDFPYSTLCTTREAGKWSGGGEGGMCVVRYCVIKKR